The genomic interval tgcacaagaaacacacaatgtgttccttgcttctctttgttgtggggattgtctctttgagcttttctttgccctttgttgctacttgaccctttttcttgacCAATTTgaggcatttgctcttgtagtgcccatgctccctatagtcaaagcaaatgatatgatttttatctttaataattgaaatctttatacctttgcttgtagggttgatgcttgatcctccatttgatttttcttgcaatgtagagatggcatcatcttctatttcttcctcttcacttgaggatgtggactcttccacttcttcatctcttgaggatgtggaagatctctcctcttccaccttttccttttcctccttttcctcctcgaatgttgacctctcgtcaacatcggattgcatcttttgttcctcctcttcttcggatgttgacctcgtgtcaacatcggattggtccttctcttcttagaccaatgagccattctccttgggctcttccactccttggacttgtgtagggtcttcatgataggcaatgatctttttccaaagatcacttgcatttgtggtttcacctacactcaacaaaatattagaaggtagcaaattatgcaaaattctcgttacctccttgtccgtctccgattgctctcgttgctcttcggtccaatgccgaggtcggaggcgtttacccttcttgtccgtaggagcttcaaatgggtcactcaagataaCTCATTGGTTCCagtccatttggaaccatgtctccagccaattcctccaaaaggcgaagtcttccttgtcgtatggcggaggaatccggatgtcccatccaagtggacctcccaagtccatcttcttcctctagcagttgctctcttggcggttagtcctcagaagagcggcctcgctctgataccaattgttgagaccaatatgcccgctagaggggggtgaatagcatttcgtCGCGCTCCTTgcgtcgtttgcttcgtcttgttatTGATATacagcggaaatgaaatacaagactcacacaatgctaactcaaggatttacttggtatccacctcaagaagaggtgactaatccaaggatccacacgccgagcacacacctccactatgaaacactccttctcggtcgcagccgaaggcggagaagccttacacaaacacctcacaacaagaatcactcaaacaagaagaaagtacacaaatatataaaataaaacctCTCCTTGCTTAATCTTGCTGATGTAGgttacctcttgaaccttggagatgaaccccaagagccttcaagaactggcggtgaagattgGAAGAAGCTCGGTGAAGATCGCACGAAAGATCATAggaagaacgcaaagttctgccaaagaaaacgctccgcccaggctttatacagtgctcccaatcgatccaaattagtcccaatcgattgccacgtcacatctgcacaatcccagccgtccattgcTTATTTCCTgcccaacggtcacttcccaatcgattgaccgatcgattgggactgcctgaattgatcggccgatcgattcagcacctttctgtgctctctggaaatgtctggatcgatcgaccgatcgatccagctgttCTCGCGACTCCTCGCATGAGAACTccaggtcccaatcgatccaccgatcgattggtagctccaatcgatcgcccgatcgattggaatgactTCTGTGCTCACgagtaatgctcccaatcgatcggttgatcgattggggccaTCCCACACTTGCAGCAcagtccaatcgatcgaccgatcgattggatatTGGTttaattgatcgaccgatcaattggacactggttcaattgatcgaccgatcaattgaacaccctgaacttgcctcaaactcaagttcaatgtcccaaacccaactctcggtcaaccatgacctgttggatatccatgcctagcatttggccaacaCCCGACCGACCTCGAActaaccttctagcctcctccatcaaccttacgtccctcggatatctcccatccttcacgccttgccttcaggagcttccttcggcctcatcctagttgtcggattatacaccacactcgatcaacctcgaactagccttctagcctcctccatcagccttgcgtccctcagatatctcccatccttcatgtcttgctttcaggagcttccttcggcctcatcctagttatcgagttctccttgccaagtcacactaggacttaccttgccaagaccatatgcttggactttcaacctttgccaagatcacacttggactttcccaattatctggctcctcaccaggactttctccctttgccaagatcacacttatcaggactttcaccaccacgtctagtcaacactgacctacttggattttcactcttgccaaccttcctgttgaaCTTACCttgatgcctaaactccagttaggacttctccactgcctaacctccagttaagacttctccattgcctaacctccagttaggacttccagacacctaacctccagttaggacttacccagtcaagtctcctgctGTCATCCCTGActtacttgacttgtcttcttctcaacctggttaaccctttgaccatctccacaaccggacgattgccctagcaatctccatatattgtcaaacatcaaaactcaaatcttgactcaaacttagtcaaacttgacctaggaaaattgccccaacaaacACTTCTTTATATACAACACTTTTTCTCCCAAAAGCAACACTTATTTTTTCGTTACTCTTGAGCAATAGCAACACTTTTTATTATTAatagcaacactttttataaatttttaatccAATAATGCAACACTTTCTCTACAAATGcaacactttttattaaaacttttacCTCTTAAATGCATCACTTATTGATTCATATGTAACACTTATATTTGTGTTTTATTCTTAAAAAGGTTACATTTTTGTCCACTAATAGTAACACTTATATTTTCACGAATATATTATTGATAATATAATTTTATCATCCAATTAAACTACAAAATAGATTATCTAAAATATAATCATTGTATTGCAAAAGTTATGCCACACTATATTCTCCTTAAAGTTTTACAAAAACCAACAATTGACATCTAAAAATATGTAGCTAGCTAAAATATTAtacaaaattcatcaattaaTATCTTCATGAATCCCTTCATGTGGCATAAACATGTTTGCACCCATAGCTTTGTCATATACATATTTTAGTGTGAAGCTCATTTCAAAACTTGAATCATCACAATTCTTGTATAGCATACAGTTCTACAGAGCAATACTAATCTTTGTGCCTCAGCTAAAAATGAATCACCTCTCAAATACCTGTGCAAAAACACAAAGCAACAATCTTTATCATGCGAACTCTAAAGAAACTATGATTGCAATTGAATATAAATAAGCATAATCAATTAAGAGggggaaaaagaaaaagtaaactaACAAGAGTATATTGAACTTTACTGATAAAGCTTGCCACCTACACTTAAAGCAAGTATCCTAATATGTTGTTTTACCCATTTATAACAAGTACATAAGACTCTTGGTCACAAGCATGTTAACTATTTCTTctttaagaaaaaagaaaaaaaagtaaaGAGAAATAATTGAGTAAATAAAACATGCAGCCACCAACCAAGACTGCCAAGTCAAGCATAGaatgaaacaaaaatacaagcagCTAAAAGCAAGAACATCTTATCAACTTCTAAAAAGAATAAAATGAGTTCAGAAAACCGAGCATACAACCAAAGATGCTTGTAGCTGTATTTTTCCCAAGGTAATAAGATATTTAATAAACATGCTAAGAGAACTACACTAATGCACAAGAAAAGGGAGACCTTATTCACCTCTATATCAAGGATTGAAAAATTTTTCCTCATTGCGCATACCTAAAATGGAAATTGAGAGATGTGAATGAATAGAATTAAAAAGGAAATACAAAGTTAAGGAATATCACAAATTTAAGACAGAATAGTCAGTGCAATAACCTTATCCATTGTTTCTAGTATAAACTTTTGCCCACCAAATCCATGTTCAACAGTCATTACCAGAATCATTTCCACTGGTGTTTCATACTCAACCTTTCTCAACAGAAAATGTCAATCATTGGTAACATATAAAAGCAAGTATGAACTATAAAAGCAAGTATGAACTAAATATTAGGATTTCAGATCCCTAATGTTTTGtactcacaagaaaaagaaagagaattTTCCCAAGAATTTTAAGAACATGATGTCATCAATAAAgacaaaagaaatgaattacCAAGGGATACACTTGTTCAAATTATACCAATCTACCATACTATGATTAACCAAACATAAGCACAATTAGGGTTAGGAAATCCTAATTGAATTAACCTAATTATTCCACATACTCACCAAATCTGTGGTGGCTCATGATCGAAGAGGTTCACTGCTGGAAATGGTAGTCGAAGATGTGAATCACCCACAAACAGTGATGGCTGGAGCTGTGGATCTGCTCATGTGTGGCAATAGGGCACACCGATGATCAGTAGAGAAAGCTCGAAAGTATAAGGATGTGCAGAGGCCGTGACGAGCCACCTGTTATGCTGGTGCGACTAGGTGCTGGTGTCTATGGTCGCGATACAACTCCGACGAATGAGACGGTGGTGGAAGGAAAGCTAGGGATCCGCCGCTCATGATCCCTCAGATGGTAGCATCCCCTCCTCTCTGACGTCAGCCCCAGCAACCAATGACAGTCCCTTCCCGGAATAGCAAAGGGCAGCTCGACAATGGTGGCAATGGTTGTGCACACGATTCGGTGTCAAGTACCCTTCGAAGATGGTGTCATTGTAGATGTTGGTCTAGGGGACGAATCCCTCTCTGCTGTCGATGCCAAGGAAAACAGACGTGCGCTCGATGACGGAGAGAAAAGGGGCAAGGGCAGAGAGAGGGAGATAGTAGCCGGCCGCCAGGCGTGCTCCGAACGACCGACATCTGCTTCGGTGTGTGGTAGCGTTGTCGTTGTCCAACATCTCGGCTTCGGGTCGATCGGTGATGGGTGGCTGGCATCGAGCTTCTCAACGAGGAGAGGCTTGAAAGAGGGTGCAGGTCACCGGCGATGGTTGGCTGGAGACTATGGAAGAGGGGAGATGAATCACAATCGGAATCGGGAGGGGGAGAAAGTGGCGATGGCGATCTGTGAAGAGATCGAGAGAAGAGGCGGCGGAGTTTGGGAGGAGAAAGGGATCAGAAGATTAAAACCTAAGGTAAAACCATcacttaaatttatatattaaaaatgtCCAAAAAAACTCAAGTGCCTAATTAAAGAAATAGGCAACACTTTTAAAATATGTTATGCATATAATATAAAAGTGTtgcatatttttataattattgcaacacttgtaaaaagtgttgtattTATACAATAAGTGTTACATTTTCTTATATTGGCAACGCTTATTTAAAGTGttgaaaaattttaagaaaatttctcCTGTTGTAACAGTTTAAAAAAGTGTTGCTTCAAAAGTGATGTCTTATCCTTAAATTGTAGTAGtgtgttcactaattaagtaagtaactgacaactcaattaatatctagctccaagagtagtaccactcaacttcattgtcatgtcggactaagtccacctgcagggtttaacatgacaatccttataagctcctcttggggacattctcaacctagataactaggacacagttttcttttataatcaacaacacacactataagtaatatcatttcccaacttatcgggcatttgatttatcaaactaaatcacaccctttgataaatcaaaaaaataaatattaaatatatgtgcttgttattatatcaggattaagagcacacacttccataataactaaggtctagttcttttattaagtcagtataaaaagaacttacctaaaatagtcctactcaatacactcagagtgtactagtgtaatttattagtcaagatagactaatacttaattacactacgactactctaATGGCTTAtttctttccatctcagtcgtgagctactgtttataatttataaagatccGATAACATAatgttctgtgtgtgacaccacacactatgttatctacaatataaattaattgaacaattacacttaacaaataaatgtaagcatttgaccaatgtgattcttttattttaaaattaaatgtttacgAAAGCTAGGCCACTATGTGAAAAACGACTTTTTACTTCGTTGATTACCTGAAGTAAAAGACCTGTTTTTACCGAAGTAGACACGCGTGTAGTAAAAAGATTCATTTTACTTCGAATAAACTCCGAAGTCGTAGGCCCAGAAAAAACGAAGTCGTATTGGGTGTCGGGTTCGGACATATTACGAAGTAAAAAGTGCATATAACTTCGTCGGTTTTTAAAAACACCGAAGTAATTAATCCTTTTCGACTTCATCGTTTAGTATTTGTTGTGAAGTAATATACCTACTTTAACTTCGGTTAAAAATGAAGTAATGGATTACTTTTACTTCGTCATATATCATTAATTCCTGAAGTAATTATCGATTAAATTACATTTAGCTTCGTTCTGGATCGAAGTAATAGATAGATACTACTTCGGAATTTTTGGTAATAACCGAAGTAGTTGATACTATTTTACAGCAATAAATTgtgaattcaaattttgaatttgaaataacgTGCCTTGACTGAATTTTTTTGACTGAATTCAATTTTCGACTTTCAAATGTCGCAAATGCCATGTCTTGactaaattcaaatttcaaaatttcaaatgtCGTGCCTTGACTGAATTGCTTAGAATGAATTCAAATTTTGTATTTCAAATGTCGTGCCTTGACTGATCTCGACTTTGGAAAATGCCGTGCACAGCTCCAGCGGTGACGTGCCATTCTTGAAACCACCACCCTCCCTGTTCATTTTGACTTTCGGGGCACAAAATTTGAATGCAACCTCTCTTGCCTTGCTGGCCACGGTTTCCAAGGTTGCCACACTCTTCTTCCCCAAGACTTCACCGGAGAAACCTTTGAAGGTCTGCGGGCCACCAGAAGCAGTTGCCGTCGCCGGAAATTTGTGTTCCTTGCCTTCCCACTGACCAGTGAGGACTATGGCAGCCCCCACCACGGGTCTCATCACGATCCACAACAACAAACCAAATAAAGAACAACCAAAAACAGAAGTATCTACTCcaagaaaacatcatgaatcagtcctttaggtaatgacctcgtaaacatagagactgaaaaaaaaagtaaaaaaaaattccaaacacttgtctttgttggaagaatagcaccaaacctacaacaaattggagaccgtctaaaacatgattttgcaaaataaaggaggagaaaaagaagaagaataagaaaaagaaatcgaAGGAAAGAAACCTGGACCTCAGCCTTCCGTCAGCTCTGTCAAATTGAAAACATACGGTATATCTCAAACACTTGCAACCTAAACCTTGCGTAAGAAAGTTCAAGTTGTCAAACCTTATTTCAGAAGCCCTAACGAGGAAACCTTCATCTCTGTTGCCTAAGACTCCAAATCGAAGCCCTAACGAGGGGGAACGGAGAGGACTGaaatgaaggggaaggaagaggaggtccaaaATAATAATTTCGGCAGAGGGAAGCCCTAACCCAAGAAAACGAAAAAGTGGGGGGAAATAAAAGTGGTCTCAAAATAAAAGTTAACTCTTGTACTATTACTTCGGAGTAAACACTAAAAATTGTATTCACGACGTTACTACTTTGGTATTTAACAACTTTCCGAAGTAATAGCTTATTTCAGTTTAAAGCGAAGCCCGTGTTTTTAAATCTGCGAAGTCTATATTTGTATATACTTCGTCGGTTTTTTCAGTGAAGTTGCTTATACACTTTTACTTCGTATATTTAAATTGACGAAGTAAATTGTGGCGAAGTAAAAAGTTGTTTTTCACATAgtgggcttttagtatacactctaacacgaagGCCAGGATTTAAAGGACGGGAGGTGCGCCCACGTTCGAAGGCCAGGATTTACAGGGGGGGTGCAAGGATGACATATACGAGGGCCAAGACTTACAGTGCAGCTTAGGTCAGGAACAATAGGGCAGGTCGGATACAACAGACCAAATACAGGTTAAGGCAGGGCAGGTCAGCTACGGGATAAGACAGAACAAGGCAAGACGTACAGATCAGGAATGGCAGAACAGGTCGGATACAGATTAAAGCAGAGCGAGGCAAGGTATATAGGTCGAGATGGGCTGATTGAGATATACGACTCGAAATAGATCGGGGAACCCTGCGAGGAGGTGACAAGCAAAGATGAGCAACACTATACGACAATTgggccaaggaatcgtaaccacctgtcagagaataatcatcacatgtcagggaatatgctaacggtctagggCTCATTGCCCTCTGATTCTTTTTCTAACCTATATAGGAGGAAGTCACGTGTCaaccaccgccagacaaagcctaacACTCGACATTTCCTGACACTTGTCAGACTCAGAAAACACTCACAAcggtataaaaagggaggctttgtctCTATGCAAGTATGCTCACTCATCTTTTTGCACCAGTCTTTTGCTTTTATACTTTCTTTCAcattctggggaaaaagtacctgacttgagtgtcagagggcctgacccgaggactttttccctggtttccgGCCTCTAACGTTAGGGggggcttgtctgagtgtgcgcagagccttCTCACCTCGTCACCGTCCtccgtcagccgcccgtgggagcttTTCCACGAAGTTTTCCAAGTCATCTGCACACTTCAACGACTTTTCGTCCGTAGCCAGGACATCGAGGTCGGCCTCCGTCTGACTGAGCTTCCGGATGGGATCAACTCCAATTCCAATCGATCGAGTAGTAATTGCTCTATACATACCGGTCAAAATGTACTCCGGCGCCGCGTATCCATGCGTGCCCATGACGCGCGTGCCGACGTGGGTGTGATTGCCTTGCGGCCCGTCCTTCGCCAGCCCGAAATCAGAGAGCTTCACCATGTAATCCTGCGGTTCCCATTAAAACACTCCGATATAAATATATACATCGAACGAACAAAGcaagcagaagaagaagaagtagttaATTAGTTAATTACCTCGTCGAGCAAGATATTCGAAGCTTTGAAATCGCGATAAATGACCGGCTTCTCTGCCTCGTGGAGAAACGCCAGTCCCTTCGCAGCAATGGCGGAGCCAGCCCGGGTGATCTACCCGGGCTGATTCCAGGTTGTGAGCAATGACTGCCAACTCCAACACCATCGCCCCAGACTAATTCCTCTTTTTCtcgtgttttccatttgttttccCCTGTAAATTCGAGATTCGGCATCGTCGGCCTCCGGGCTACAGCCCGGATAAACCATAACCTGATTCCGCCCTTGCTTCGCAGCTCCGACGGTGATCTTCAGCCTGGTCGACCATGGCAACGAGGCAAGCAATCCTTCACCGAGTTCAATAAAAACCACGTTAATTATGAATAACAAAAATTGATAGAAAATTGATGTTGATTATTCAGAAACGTCACTGTCTAGTTTTGGGAGGATTTTACTGAAACATATCCGATCGCTGTCGAGATGGCAATGTTTGAACTTTGAACAAGAATTAAATTGTGGGAGAGAAGATAAACATACTCTTGAACAGTTGATTCTCCAAGCTCCCTCTCGGCATGTACTCGTAAACCAGCATCCGGTGCTCATCCTCGCAGCAATATCCGATCAATTTAACAAGATGTGGATGCCTCAGCTGACCCAAGTACACGACCTCAGCCtgcaattaattaattagttaattaattaattaaattgagtaAAGATGCGAATTTGATAGACTATGAGGGGTTTAAATCGAAAAATTCCGATCCTCACCAGCCACTCCCGGTGTCCCTGCTGCCCGTCGAGGTCCAGCGTCTTGACGGCGACCTGCTGCGGCCGGATCCGCTCGTCGACGAACCCCTTGTAGACGTGCCCGAACCCGCCGGATCCGAGCAGGTTGGTCATGGTGAAGTTCCTCGTCGCCGTCTTCAGCTCCGCGATGGTGAACGCCACCAGGTTCGACCCCGCCACCGTCAGCGATAAGTCCTCCAGCGACAGCGGGTCCAAATCCCACGACACCCGCTGACCCGAATCCGAACTGCTCTCGTTGTactcccctcctcctcctcctcctcctcctccgccgccgccgccgccgccgccccaGCAGCTGATCAGCCAGGAGGAGAACGACCGGCGCCGGTGACTCTGCTCCGCCATCAAACCCAATGGATATCTTGACTCCCCCACCGCGTGGGTTATTATTTATAGACCGATTTGGGTCAACATAAGGATGTGTTCTTGGTGGGATTGCTTTCGGATTCCTcctcatttttcttttttattttttaaaaaatatttattatattttaaaatgtaATATTAAAATAGCATTGTCACAATGGGGCGGGTTTGGC from Zingiber officinale cultivar Zhangliang chromosome 6B, Zo_v1.1, whole genome shotgun sequence carries:
- the LOC121989851 gene encoding serine/threonine-protein kinase RIPK-like; this translates as MAEQSHRRRSFSSWLISCWGGGGGGGGGGGGGGGGEYNESSSDSGQRVSWDLDPLSLEDLSLTVAGSNLVAFTIAELKTATRNFTMTNLLGSGGFGHVYKGFVDERIRPQQVAVKTLDLDGQQGHREWLAEVVYLGQLRHPHLVKLIGYCCEDEHRMLVYEYMPRGSLENQLFKRLLASLPWSTRLKITVGAAKQGRNQVMVYPGCSPEADDAESRIYRGKQMENTRKRGISLGRWCWSWQSLLTTWNQPG